A window of Pelagicoccus enzymogenes genomic DNA:
ACCAATCATCATTGAAGTCGGTGAATGCTCCAGCAAACTGGTCGTAAAGGTCCATCGTAGGATCGAGAAGAAAGGCACCATCAAAATTACCATCCGGGTTGTTGGTATCGTTACCGCTAGCTTGCATGTGGAGTTTCTTGGTGGTCGCGGAACTAGCATCGCCACCTGTGAGAATAACCCCTCCATAAGCGTGCCTGGCAAGGTCGGCTACCTCGACGTTCGAGCGGATCGCAACCCCCCTAAACTGAGCTCGCTCCGAGAACAATTTTTCATCGGAAACGCTAGGAAAGGCACTGAGGCCGTTCTCCGCAACGACCCTGTACTCATAAGTGAGACCTGCACCCAAATTTGCATCTACGTACGAGCTAACACCACCACCAACGGCTGCGATGGTATTCCAATTGTCCGTACCCGCTATACGTCGCTCGATTGAGTAACCCTGAGCTGAACTGGCAAGATCCCACGTCACCGTGTTCGAGGTTGCAGTCGTCTTAGAGGGAGACGCCATGACATCCGTCAGATCAGCCAGCGCGACCCCCTCCTCCAACGAGGCTCCAGCAACATACTCGCTGGCAAAAGTCGAAGTGCTTAGAACTGAGCCGTCCGCAAAAAACTGCAGGCTGTAAAGATGTTCATCGTCAGCAGGCATCACCCATGGATCTCCTGTTGATTCGTTTGTCGGGTCCGCAAAAACCCCAAATTTCACACCAGCCCCTGGCTCCGAGGCAGTTTTATCCAAGGTTGGATACCAAAACAAAGCCAAAGCATCGCCCTCGGACCAACCACCGGCATCGTAGTCGGCGATGACTTTGGAGGCCAAAAATTCTCCGTCCAAGCCACCCCCTTCGGAAAAGTTCCAACGGGCGACTTCAACATCTCCAGCGCCTGGCAGGAAATCAGTAGCATTGGGCAATGCGAATCCGTCATCATCCGTGTCAGCCGCCAAAATCACAAGACCATTGTTGATCGCGACACCACTGCTGTCCCGCAAGGTTCCGGCGGCTATGTTAAAAGAAATACTACTGTACCCGACACTGGCCAAAGCCAACGACCCGAGACCGATACCTAATTTTGTTACGTTGCGCATGATTGTAATCCCCTGGGTTTAGCTTTGAGAAGGAAGGCTCCAAGTGTTGGTCCAGTAGACAACCTCGTCTTGCGCAGTTGCTACTTTTCGGACGACCACTGCAGACGCCGCTGGGATGAGAGAATCGTCCAACACATCTCCCGTTGTAACGACTGTGTCATTTTCAACTTTTCGCCAACCGTCGGAGTAAAGGCAGTAAATAGCACTGGCAGCTGGGTTTTTGCCGCCGTCGGCAGGATAGATACGAACCGTGTCTTTCACTGCGTTCGCATCAGTTGTCACAGTCACCACGGTATCCAAGCCCATGTCACCGATAGAAATCGCCAATGGCCGTGGTACGCCCACCAAGTTGTCCGTCGTTCCCGCGCTTTTGGACGAGATCGGAATCTGAACGTGCGAGACCATGACCTCTCCGAAAAGGAAAAACGAAGCGTCCACATTCGTATTGTTCCTGACCACGAACCCTTCACCGACGGGGAGGACAGCGTTATCGTGAGACTCCCAAAGAGGAGCGCCAACCTTTCGCCAACCCGGCTCACTCACAATCTCATCGCTCTCGTTCTTGGCAATGTCGCCGTAGTAGTAGATGTCCTTCGGAGCAAAGCCTTTCACACCCGCAGAATTATCGTTAGAAAACAAAATCAAATCGGGGTTTCCAGGATTCGCTTCGACCTTGCCGCCTAGCCCGTTTGGAAACATATCCCCGAGGGTAAGGGCCGGAATAATTGACGCCACTTGCTCATCGGCAGCCGCCAACTCCGAGCCAGGATCGCTCACAGTCAACTCCGTAGCGGAGTTAGCAGTAATCTCAAACATCCGCCCAGCAAGAGTACCTTCCTCAACGAGAAGGTGATGCCCCCCGGCAAAGGCGTCCGCGTCGAAAGATGCTCCCGAAAAAGTGACGCTTCCCGCCGCTGCCGCGGAAATTTCGCTTCGGAACACAGCCGAATTGCTGAAGCTCGGAGTGACGTAGAGGTCGCTCTCTCCGGGAGCCGTCAGGGAAACCGCACCGATGATGCTCGAGTAGACTTCCTGAGCCGAACTCGACGTCACAGCGAGGCAACAAACTGATCCAACGGCCAGAAGGGACCGGGCTAAATTCTTCTTTTTCATCATATTTGGAGTAATCGAGATAGAGCTTGGGTAAGCGAGGCGCCAAATGCGCAAAGTGAACCGAGATACTGAAAATCGTACGCTACAAGTTAGCAAGCGGATTCTAAGTACTATCGCCAATCATCCAACGCTTCGCCGACATGTATAATACGTCTGTTTCGGAACAGATCCAAATTCTTTTAGCCCTTCGGCCAAATTAAGTCAAAAAACCCACTCCCTTCCGGTCATTGCACCTACGGGATGAAAGGGAAGCTACTCACCACTCAATTCCTCAATTCATCAACCACTGGGATACATCGTTCTCAACACCGACTCTATTTCGATTTCCCAATTCAAGAGATCTTTTCGGTATTCGCCAGTTTTCCTAGCAATCAAAGCAACTCCTTGGTTGGCGGAATACAAGTAGCTTTCTCGGGTGGGCAAATCGTCAACCAAAGAAAACAAAGCACACGGCAAGCCTTCCTCGACCGCCACCAACTCGAACCCGGTAAACGAGTTAAACAGTCCCTCAAAACCGCGTTTCGGGAAGCGCCAGAAATCCCAAGGAACCTCATGCTCCGGCCAGACCGGGTGCGTCGAAAGGTAAAGAAAACCTCCCTCCTTCATAACATGATTTAGCTCCAAAACAACTTTCCATGGAAACAGCAGGTGCTCGAATACCGACATGGAATAGACAAAATCGAATTGAGCCTTGGTAAAAGATCGAGAGAGTGTGTGAGCATCCGCTACAACATCTACCCCTTCACCCTCCAATATGTCGATTCCTGTGTAATCGCAGTCCTCGGGAAACCAACCCTTCACGCTATTTCCGGATACATTCCTAGAGCCTAACTCTAAAACAGAGGGCCTTTCGACACCCTCAACAATAGAAATGAAGTCCCGAAAGACCCGGTGGAAGGGGTCCTCGCTGCCCTTTCTGCGCAATGGCAGCAGCAACATGTCGATTCCTCGCAAGTAGGCCTTCTTAAGTGCATCCTTCATACGCCTCGCTGCCGCCGTGTTGCCAAGCCATCCGCAATCGTCGCCGCCGCTAGCGGCCGCAGCATTGCTTGAACTTCTTCCCGCTTCCGCATGGACAGGGCTCGTTGCGGCCCACCTTGGGCAGGCTCTTCTTGATCGTCACCTTGGGCAGCTGTACCTGGCTTCCTTGAGCCGGCCTTCCTCCGGGACGCGCCGCAACCGCTCCGGAAGTCTCCGCCCCGCCGCCTTGGGCAACCGCCTGACGGGCGAGCATGTTCTTCACGTTTTCGATGGCGACCAGGTTGGTCGCGGTACGGAACAAGCGCGTGCACACCTGAGCCCTCACGTTGCTCATCAATTCCTCGAAGTAGGTGTAAGCTTCGTTCTTGTACTCGTTGAGCGGATCCTTCTGGCCGTAGCTGCGTAGCCCCACGTTGCGACGCAAGTCTTCCATTTCGGTCAAGTGCTCCTGCCAACGGCCGTCGATGGAACTGAGCAGCACGTAGCGCTCGAGATGCTCCAGAGCAGCTTCGTTTTCCGCCGTCTTCTTGATGCGGTACGCATCGCGAATGGCATCGAGCACATGCTTGAGCTGAGCTTCTGCAGACTTTCCTCCGAGAGCCTCCTCGGAAAGGCCGATCGGAAAGTGCGAGTTGGCCCAAGTGACGAACCCAGCAAGGTCACGCTCAGCGTCCGCTAGACGATCCGCCACTTCCTCTTCCACCAACTCCATCACCGTATCGAACGGAGTATCGCTTTGCAGGGCATCATTGCGCAGCGAGTAGATAATTTCGCGCTGCTTGTTCAGCACGTCGTCGTACTGCAGCAAGCGTTTGCGGACGGAGTAGTTACTCCCCTCAACTTTCTTCTGAGCGGTCTCGATAGAGCGGTTCAGCAGCGAGTGCTCGAGCGGTTCCCCCTCCTCCATGGACCCGTGCAGAATCTTCGCCATGAAGCCGGAATTGGCGAATAGACGCATCAAATCGTCTTCGAGGGAAATGTAGAACTTGGAACGGCCTGGGTCTCCTTGGCGCGAGCAACGGCCACGCAGCTGGCGGTCGATACGTCGCGACTCGTGGCGTTCCGTGCCGATGACCAGCAATCCACCCGCTTCCTTGACGCCTTCGCCCAACTTGATGTCGGTGCCGCGGCCCGCCATGTTGGTTGCGATGGTTACAGCCCCTTTGATGCCGGCGCGAGCGACGATTTCCGCTTCCTGCTGGTGGAACTTAGCATTGAGAACGTTGTGCGGGATGTTTTTGCGGCGGAGCATGCGCCCCACGAGCTCGGACGCTTCTACGGAGACGGTGCCCACCAGCACCGGCTGTCCCTTCTTGTGGGCCGCCTCGACCTCGTCCACCACCGCATTGTACTTCTCGCGACGGGATTTGTAGATGACGTCGTTGTCATCGATGCGAATACAGGGCCTATTGGTCGGAATCACCGCGACACCTAGGTTGTAGATGTCGTGAAATTCGGTCGCTTCCGTTTCGGCCGTGCCGGTCATGCCGGCAAGCTTCTCGTACAAGCGGAAGTAGTTTTGAACCGTAACTGTGGCGAACGTACGTGTTTCCCGCTCGATGGTTACGTTTTCCTTCGCCTCAACCGCCTGATGCAAGCCATCGCCCCAACGGCGCCCCGCCATGACGCGGCCCGTGTTTTCGTCAACGATCACCACCTTGCCTTCCTGGACCACGTACTCGACGTCCTTCTCGTAAAGGGCGTAGGCGCGAAGCAGCTGGCTGATCGCGTGAATATCCTCTCCCACAACCTCGAGCGCTTCTTGCTCCTTGAGCTTGATCGCGTCCTTTTCTTCGGAGCTGAGCGAGGCATCCTTGTCTAGTTCGCTGAAACGAGTTGCCAAATCAGGCAAAACGAAAGCGTCGGGATTGTCCGGGCGAAGCGTCTTGCGACCTTTCTCCGTCAAGTCCGCCTGGCGCTGCTTTTCGTCGATCACGAAGTACAACTCTTCCTTCAAGTCGAAGAGCTTGTCCTTGTTCATGTCGCTGTGCATCTCCAGGTCCGTCTTGTCGAGCAGCTTACGATACTCGCCGGTCTCCAGCAGACGTAGCAGCTGCTTGTTCTTGGGCATGCCAAGCTTCACCTGCAACATCTTGAGCCCAAGGTCCCAAGTGTCCCGCTCCTCCTTGCCCAACTCTTCCTTCACTTCAGCGATCAAGGAATTGCATAGCTTGTTTTGGGCATTCACTAGGCTTTCGATCGCCCCCTTGAGCTTGGTGTAAGGCTGCTCGCGCTGGATCGGAGCGGGTCCGGAAATGATTAGCGGGGTACGCGCCTCATCGACCAAGATCGAGTCCACTTCGTCGATGATCACGAAGAAGTGATCACGCTGCACCTGCTCCTCCTTGCTGTGAGCCATGCCGTTGTCGCGCAAGTAGTCAAAACCGAACTCCGACGCGGTACCGTAGGTCACGTCGCACCCGTACATCTCTCGCTTCACTGGCGGAGGCTGCTGATTCTTGATGCAACCCACCGTGAGACCGAGGTACTTGAAGAGGTGCCCCATCCACTCCGAGTCACGCTGAGCCAAATACTCGTTGACCGTGACGAGTTGCACGTTTCGGCTAGCGAGAGCGTTCAAGTAGATAGGCAGCGTAGAGACCAGCGTCTTACCTTCACCGGTCGCCATCTCCGCGATACGCCCCTGGTGCAATGCCATCCCGCCAATCAGCTGCACGTCGTAATGAACCATGTCCCAGTGCTGCTCGCGGCCGCACACCATGGCCGAGGTGCCCACCAAGCGCCGGGCCGCATTCTTTACAGTGGCGAAAGCCTCCGGCAACAAGTCGTCCAAGCTCTCTCCGTTGGCGAAACGCTCGCGAAACTGCGCGGTGTGAGCCTTCAGCTCCTCATCGGAAAGGGATTGGTACGAGGCTTCTAGCTCGTTGATTTTGGCGACGGCAGGCTCGCAGGACTTGAGCCACTTCTTGTTGGAGCGGCCCGCGAATTTCTTGAAAAATGACGATAGCATTGGAGCTTGGGTAAAATAGAGAGTGATCCGGCTAAAGAACTCAGGACAGCCTTGCAACGAAAAGGTGCGAATCTCTGGCTATGAATCGCTTCGCAGGGCTGCCAACGCTTGATCACGCTTTCTCGAGCGCCAACCAAATCGCTGGCCCGTGCGGGTGGGTAGGCTCTTCGCGTTCACCAACTTTCTTGAAACCAAAATACTCAAAGGCTGCAAGCAAGTCAGGTTTCTCCATCCAATTGCTCGACTCACTGCCACCTCCGCAAAATCCCTTCCAATCGAGCGCGTCACCGTATCCGTGGGCGTGCAATCGATGGGAAAACCCCGAGTGAGTCGCATCCCAGCATCCCGCAAAGTATTTTTTCGTCCTCGGGTCCGCACCGACCAGCTCCTCATCGTAAAAGTGCGTCCAGACAAAGAGCTTTTCGACGCGACGCGACAAGAGCTCTATCAACTCCACCGGATTCTTCATATGGTAGAGCACTCCGCTGGCGACACACAGATCGAATACGGTATCATTCTCTTTCAGATAAGATACGAAATTCCCCAGCAAGAACCTAGAGCGGCACAAGCCGAGGAGCTCCTTTACTATCAAACACCGCTGGAAAG
This region includes:
- a CDS encoding fibronectin type III domain-containing protein; this translates as MRNVTKLGIGLGSLALASVGYSSISFNIAAGTLRDSSGVAINNGLVILAADTDDDGFALPNATDFLPGAGDVEVARWNFSEGGGLDGEFLASKVIADYDAGGWSEGDALALFWYPTLDKTASEPGAGVKFGVFADPTNESTGDPWVMPADDEHLYSLQFFADGSVLSTSTFASEYVAGASLEEGVALADLTDVMASPSKTTATSNTVTWDLASSAQGYSIERRIAGTDNWNTIAAVGGGVSSYVDANLGAGLTYEYRVVAENGLSAFPSVSDEKLFSERAQFRGVAIRSNVEVADLARHAYGGVILTGGDASSATTKKLHMQASGNDTNNPDGNFDGAFLLDPTMDLYDQFAGAFTDFNDDWLRNESAVATEMDSLSASGRGNVFDASADNRDAAILKDGAIAGDKGYSFIVSPYEVPEVGDPKSNYAGVPVDGEVVVSIYDAEDIDGTQDNIRISKLAARGHVSDSTFFGMIGGLDIEGRPGVRKQVLILGKGPHLETDEPLVEGLAITNPILKLRLGGTLDVIAENDDWATATPSTASEVTVETDVDKIRAALVATGNTKFDAHPKDSVMLVTLDPGTYTVEMVGMTGGARESGLGFIEIQEVELDPLSL
- a CDS encoding TIGR02597 family protein; translated protein: MTSSSAQEVYSSIIGAVSLTAPGESDLYVTPSFSNSAVFRSEISAAAAGSVTFSGASFDADAFAGGHHLLVEEGTLAGRMFEITANSATELTVSDPGSELAAADEQVASIIPALTLGDMFPNGLGGKVEANPGNPDLILFSNDNSAGVKGFAPKDIYYYGDIAKNESDEIVSEPGWRKVGAPLWESHDNAVLPVGEGFVVRNNTNVDASFFLFGEVMVSHVQIPISSKSAGTTDNLVGVPRPLAISIGDMGLDTVVTVTTDANAVKDTVRIYPADGGKNPAASAIYCLYSDGWRKVENDTVVTTGDVLDDSLIPAASAVVVRKVATAQDEVVYWTNTWSLPSQS
- a CDS encoding class I SAM-dependent methyltransferase, which translates into the protein MKDALKKAYLRGIDMLLLPLRRKGSEDPFHRVFRDFISIVEGVERPSVLELGSRNVSGNSVKGWFPEDCDYTGIDILEGEGVDVVADAHTLSRSFTKAQFDFVYSMSVFEHLLFPWKVVLELNHVMKEGGFLYLSTHPVWPEHEVPWDFWRFPKRGFEGLFNSFTGFELVAVEEGLPCALFSLVDDLPTRESYLYSANQGVALIARKTGEYRKDLLNWEIEIESVLRTMYPSG
- the secA gene encoding preprotein translocase subunit SecA; translation: MLSSFFKKFAGRSNKKWLKSCEPAVAKINELEASYQSLSDEELKAHTAQFRERFANGESLDDLLPEAFATVKNAARRLVGTSAMVCGREQHWDMVHYDVQLIGGMALHQGRIAEMATGEGKTLVSTLPIYLNALASRNVQLVTVNEYLAQRDSEWMGHLFKYLGLTVGCIKNQQPPPVKREMYGCDVTYGTASEFGFDYLRDNGMAHSKEEQVQRDHFFVIIDEVDSILVDEARTPLIISGPAPIQREQPYTKLKGAIESLVNAQNKLCNSLIAEVKEELGKEERDTWDLGLKMLQVKLGMPKNKQLLRLLETGEYRKLLDKTDLEMHSDMNKDKLFDLKEELYFVIDEKQRQADLTEKGRKTLRPDNPDAFVLPDLATRFSELDKDASLSSEEKDAIKLKEQEALEVVGEDIHAISQLLRAYALYEKDVEYVVQEGKVVIVDENTGRVMAGRRWGDGLHQAVEAKENVTIERETRTFATVTVQNYFRLYEKLAGMTGTAETEATEFHDIYNLGVAVIPTNRPCIRIDDNDVIYKSRREKYNAVVDEVEAAHKKGQPVLVGTVSVEASELVGRMLRRKNIPHNVLNAKFHQQEAEIVARAGIKGAVTIATNMAGRGTDIKLGEGVKEAGGLLVIGTERHESRRIDRQLRGRCSRQGDPGRSKFYISLEDDLMRLFANSGFMAKILHGSMEEGEPLEHSLLNRSIETAQKKVEGSNYSVRKRLLQYDDVLNKQREIIYSLRNDALQSDTPFDTVMELVEEEVADRLADAERDLAGFVTWANSHFPIGLSEEALGGKSAEAQLKHVLDAIRDAYRIKKTAENEAALEHLERYVLLSSIDGRWQEHLTEMEDLRRNVGLRSYGQKDPLNEYKNEAYTYFEELMSNVRAQVCTRLFRTATNLVAIENVKNMLARQAVAQGGGAETSGAVAARPGGRPAQGSQVQLPKVTIKKSLPKVGRNEPCPCGSGKKFKQCCGR
- a CDS encoding class I SAM-dependent methyltransferase; the encoded protein is MPPHLGVESGGVAGLHEDVRIDWALQLLGGVEGKTVLELGPLEAAHTSMLERAGAAHVTSIEGNAAAFQRCLIVKELLGLCRSRFLLGNFVSYLKENDTVFDLCVASGVLYHMKNPVELIELLSRRVEKLFVWTHFYDEELVGADPRTKKYFAGCWDATHSGFSHRLHAHGYGDALDWKGFCGGGSESSNWMEKPDLLAAFEYFGFKKVGEREEPTHPHGPAIWLALEKA